CCATCCAGGCGCCCGGCGGCGGTGTAGGCAAGATCGAGACTGGCGGCGCCGGCCCTGCGGCAGGCCTGGGCCTCCTGCTGGAAATTGAGGAAATGATCGTAGTTGTTCACCGAACTCGTTTTGCGGTCATAGGGGAAGCCCGTCGCCAGCAGCGCCCGATCGAGCCGGGCAGTCGTCGATACCCTGATCTGGACCTCATTGAGATAAGCGCCTTCGCCTTTCTCGGCAAAGAAAAGTTCACACTGGAAAGGGTTGTACACGACCCCGAGGCGCACCTCCCCTTCTACCTCCAGAGCGATGGAGACGGCGAACCAGGGAAAGCCGTGGGCATAGTTGGTGGTCCCGTCCAAGGGATCGATGATCCAGCGATACGCCGACCCGGAGTGGCCGTAGTCGGCCTCTTCGGCGAGAAAGTCATGTCGCGGAAAGGTGTCGCGGATCACCGAAACGACAGTCTCTTCCGCCGCCCGATCGGCCTCGGTCACCAGGTCGACTTCCCCCTTGTGGCTGATTTCAAGAGCAGTACCGAATTTCTGCATCAGAACCCGCCCGCCTTCAAGGGCGGCCTCAATGGCAATCTTTTTCATGATCATCCTGCGTTCGAAATATTTCGTTTAATTCAGTGAATTAGCCCCTTCTCAACTCCGGGCGAGGAGGGTGCCGCAGCCGCCTTCCGCCAGGGTCCGCCAGCGATTGGGACGCCGGATGTTGAGCCCCCGGGCAGTCAGAAAACCATGCACTGCATCGACCACCGGCGGCGGCGGGCTGACGAACGGGCTCCCGGCTACCGGGTTGCAGGTCAACAGGTGAAGGGTGAGTTCGGGCTGGTGACGCAGCCTTTCGGCCAGGGCGGAAAGTTCGGCGGGGGAGTCATTGCAGCCGGCCAGCAGCAGGTAGTTGATGCCGATCTTGCGCCGCCGGCGCCGGGAAAGCGCGGGCAGTGCCTCTTCGAGCAGCGACCACAGGGCATCCAGGTCCGGCCCGCGCGGGACCAGGCGGCGATGCGTGGCGGCCGTTCCGGCGTGCAGGGAGAGCATCAGGCCGTTGTGGGGCAGATGCAGAAACTCCTGCAGCAGGGTGAGCGGGCTGCCGGTGGTCGTCAGGGAGACCGGCAATCCCTGCCGACGGCACTCCTCGACGAATACGGCTACCGCTTGGGGGTTGTGCAACGGTTCGCCGATGCCGGAGACGGTCACCCGCTGCGGCACGGCCCCACGCTTTCGGGCCGTCTCAAGCTGCAGGAACAATTCGTCCGTCGACAGACTGCGTCGCAACCCGCCGAAACCCGACGCGCAGAAGGGGCAGCCGAGGGCGCAGCCGACCTGGCTGGAGATGCACAGGGTGCCGCTGCCGTACCAGACCGCCTCGACCGCCAAACCGTCGGTCAGGGGGACCGCCATTTTGACGTTGCCGCCCATCTGCATCCATAGGTCCTTCGAAAAAAATGCGCCATCCCCATTGTAGAGGATGGCGCCATCATTGTCGACAGGAGGCAATTACCATCGACAAGATTTAAATTCTCCGGCTAGAAGAGCAGTGTCACCTTGAGGCCTGAGAGTATCTCGCTGTCGATCCGCTCCTTGGCTTCATCGCTGATGCCCGACGAATAGAGCACAGAGGGGCTGATGCTGACGCTGTCGGTCAGAGCATAGCTGGCAGCGGCGCTCAACTCATAGTTGTGCCAGTCGCGGTAGTCGCCCACCGAGAAGTCGCTCGCCTGATTGTAGTTGACCCCGGCGCCGAGGCTGACGGCGAGCTTGTCGGTCAGGCCGATGGTATGGCCGACCGCAGCGTTGAAAAACAGACCGTCGGATTCGGCTTCATCGTAGTCCCAGTAAACGGTGACCGACGGGGCGAGCAGGGTGTTGAATGCCACCTTCCCGTAGAGTTCATTGGTGTCGTTGAGCCCTTCCAGTTGGTAGAAGATGTTGCCGGCGCTGAGCGAAACGAGGTCGCTGAGAGCGTAGGTGTAGTTGAGGGTGATATCCGTCTCGGTGATCTCTCCCGACTCGAAGCCGGCCTTCTCGTCGTCGCGGGCCTGGTAGTTGCTCCAGTAGCTGAGGGTGAAACCCTTGGCGCTGAGGTCGGCGCCGCCCTGAACGACGGGCATCCCGCCGCTCAGGTCGAAGCCGCGCCAGAGATACATGTTGTAATAGCTGAGGTAGACGTCCCCGGTGACCTCGAGGGCCTGCGCAGCAGGGGCCATCACTCCCGCAGCCATCGTCAATGCAAGCAGAATAACACCAAACTTCTTCATCGTTCCATTCTCCTTCACTTGTTGAGGGTTTTACCGGCCGGCGGCCGGACCGCCGACCGGTTCATTGAATACCACTTTTTTTCACGTTCCAGGTGTTGAGCGATTCACTTTTTACGCCTGCTTCACCGGCTCGGTCATCACCCGGGCCGCGGACACCGGAGCGCCGCCCAGGCTGGAACCGACGCCCACGCCGCCGATGTTGATCCGCTGGAAATCGGGGTAGGCCTCCAGGCCGATTTCCGCGACGTCCAGGCCGCGCAGTTCGTCATCCGCCGAGCAGCGGATGCCGACGGTGTACTTGAGAGCCAGCCAGCAGACGGCGCTGGTGACGAGCACGAAGGCGCCAACGGCCGCCACGCCGATTGCCTGGGTGAGGAAGCTCGCATCGGCGTTGGTGAAGGGAACGGCCATGGTTCCCCAGATGCCGCAGGCCAGGTGGACCGACAGGGCGCCGACGACATCGTCGATCTTCAGCTTGTCGAAGAAGGGGACAGCGAAGACCACCAGCACCCCGCCCACGGCGCCGATCAGGACCGCCGCGCCGGGCGACGGGGTCTGGGGACCGGCGGTGATGCTGACCAGGCCGGCGAGGGCGCCGTTGAGGGCCATGGTCACGTCGACCTTTTTGTAGAGGATCTGCACCAGGATCATGGCAGCGATCATCCCGCCGCAGGCCCCCAGGTTGGTGTTGACGAAGACGTTGGACATTTCGATGGCGCTCGCCGCGCTGCCGAGGGAGAGGACCGAACCGCCGTTGAAGCCGTACCAGCCCATCCAGAGAATGAAGGTGCCGAGGGTGGCCAGAGGGATGTTGGAACCCGGCATCGGGTTGATCCGGCCTTCCTTGCCGTATTTCCCCTTGCGGGCGCCGACGATGAGAGCACCGGTCAGGGCCGCCCAGCCGCCCACCGAGTGGACCAGGGTAGAGCCGGCGTAATCCTTGAAGCCCATGCCGGTGAGCCAGCCGCCGCCCCAGACCCAGGAGCCGGTGATCGGGTAGATGACGCCGGTCAGCACGACGCAGAAGGCCATGAAGGGCCACAGCTTGGTCCGCTCGGCGACGCAGCCGGAGACCACCGAGCAGGCGGCGCCGCAGAAGACCATCTGGAAGAACCAGTCGGAGGCGGTGGCGTATTTGCCGGAGAAATCGCCGGCCGCGGCCGCCGCGTCATCCGGCCCCCAGACGCCGAGGGAGCCGATCCAGCCGCCGTCGACGCCGGAGTACATCAGTTTGTAGCCGATCAGGTAGTAGAGGATGCCGGCGACGCCGAAGAGGGCGATGTTTTTCAGGCAGATGGTGGCGACGTTCTTGGAGCGGACCAGTCCGGCTTCGAGCATGGCGAAGCCGGCGGCCATCCACATGACCAGCGCGCCGGTCATCAGAAACGAGAAGGTGTTGAGGATGTAGGCGATCTCGGAAACCGGGGCATCCTCGGCCAGGGCCACGGCCGGCAAGCCGAGCAGCAGACCGGCGGCGATGAGGGAAATAAAACGTTTCATCTGATTACCTCCTTGGGCTTTATTGTTTTTAAAGGGCTTCAGGGCCGGTTTCGCCGGTGCGGATTCGTACCGACTGATCGACCGGGGTCACGAAAATCTTGCCGTCGCCGATGCGGCCGGTACAGGCTTCCTTCTGCACGGCTGCCACGATCTCGGCGACCCGCTCGGCGGGGACCACCAGATCGATCTTCACCTTGGGGATGAAATCGATCTGGTACTCGGCGCCGCGGTAGAGCTCGGTGTGCCCCTTCTGCCGACCGAAGCCTCGCACTTCGCTCACGGTCATGCCGGTGATCCCCATGTCGGTCAGAACACTCTTCACGTCGTCCAGTTTGAAGGGTTTGATGATGCACTCGATCTTTCGCATGCCTTGTCTTCTCCTTTCCAGAGGTCAAAATAAAAAAAACGCCCATCCCTCCTTTGCGGAAGGTAGGCGCCTTTGCCTTGCGTCGATCTCGACCTGGACCTCTTTGTCCTTGCGAGTCGCTGTCGCTCGCCGGCTGGCCGGGAAACCCGCTCGCCGATGTGCGTTTGTCTGCCGAATCAAGAGCATACCGCGTGCCAAAACGTAATATGCTGTAAATCCGTCTACTTAAGGAAAGACAGGAAGATCTCCTGCCTAATTATTTTGCAGCCGCTGCTCCCCCTGAATATTCCGAAGGCAATCAGCCGAGGGGGAGCACCACGCGAAAGGTCGCCCCCTGTCCCGGTACGGACTCGAGCAGCAGGCGGCCTTCGTGCTCGGCCACGATGTTGCGGCAGATATAGAGACCCAGCCCGGTCCCCTCCCCTTCCCGCTTGGTCGAGAAAAAAGGTTCGAAGATCTTGCCCTGCACGTCTGCCGGTATTCCGGGGCCGGTGTCGGTCACCACCGCCTCGATCTCCTCGCCGGCAACAAGAGCGGTCCGCACCGAAAGAGTCCCCCCATCCGGCATGGCCTGTGAAGCGTTCATGAACAGATTGATGAAGACCTGCTTGAGTTTGTTGGGGTCGGCCTGGATCGCCGGCAGCTCGGCGAAGTCCTCCTCCAGACGGATCGCATGCCGGTTCAGCTCGTAGCGCACCAGGCGCAGCACGTCCCGCAGGACTTCGTTGAGGTCGGTCTCGCGCCGGACCATTTCCCGGGCCCGGGAAAAAGAGAGCAGGCTGCCGGTCAGCGTCTTGAGGCGGTCGACCTCGCTGTCGATCCGCTCCGCCAACTCCTTGTGGAACGGCGGCAGCTCTTCCTCCCGCAGCAGCAGCTGGGCTGCATAGGAGATGACCGCCAGGGGGTTGTTGACCTCGTGGGCGATGCCGGCGGAGAGGCGCCCCACTTCGGCCAGTTTTTCCGACTGGATCGTCTGTTCCAGCAGCCGCTTGAACTCGGTGATGTCCTCGACGATGACCACGATTCCCGTCGTGCGGTCGCCGTCCTTCAGGGGAGCCAGCCGCCGTTTCTGGAAGCGCAGTTCACCTTTCATGTTGCGGTGGGCGAGCCGCACCTTCTCCGGAATTCCTCGCTGCAGAACCCTCCGGACCCGGTCCGCGAACCCCTCCTCCTCGAGGACCGGGAAGAGTTGCAAAAGGTCGTTGCCGAGCGCATCCTCCTCGCTGACGCCGCTCATCTCCTCCATCCGGCGATTCCAGGAGGTGACCCGCATGTCGGCATCGATCGTGTAAATGCCGAGGCTGGCGCTCTTCAGGATCCGGCTGTTGAACTGGTGCAGTTCCTGGTAGCGGCGGGAGACGGAGCGCAGATTATCGTAAAGGCGGGCGTTCTCGATGGCGATGGCGGCCTGGCCGGCCATGGTCATCAGCGGGACGATATCCTCTTCGCGAAAAGCGTCGGGCCGGGGGCTCTCCACGTTGAATACGCCGATCAGCTTTTCCCGGGCCAGCATCGGCACGGCCAGTTCGCTGCGCGCGTTGCTGATCCCCTGGACATAGTCGGGAAGCGTGGCGACGTCGCTCACCAGGATGGGCCGGCCACTCAGGGCAACCTTTCCCATGACCCCCTGGCCGACCCGGATCTCCGGGCGAATGGCCTCCTCGGCGTAACCGTAGGACGCCGCCGTCACGAGCATGCCGCGATCCGCCTCGAGCAGACGGATGATGGCATTCTCGAAGCGGAAAACTTCCCGCGAGATTTTCAGAATCCGGTTGAGCAGCTCCTCCAGCTCAACGGTGGAGGCCAACTCCTGACCGATATCGATCAGAGCCTTGAGCAGTTTTTCGTTTTGTCCGTTTGTGCCGGGTGACATCCCCTCTCCTCTCAGCCGCGGAAACCCGTTTCCATAAGGGCATAAGACGTGCCAGCGGCAATCCGGGGAGAAACGCCGGAAATAAGCCTGAAAGAGGGGCGCCGGGAAAGGGTCCCTGCAGGATTCTGCCCATCTTTTGTCATCTTCTGGCTAAAATTTGGGCAATCGGCAGCAGTTGCGGCAGCCGAGGCAAGCCGACAATTTTTCCTCTTGCCTCCTCCGCGCCCCTTCTCCTATACTGAGAACAACAAAAAGCTCTCTGCACTGCAAGTGAGATCAAGACGCCCACGCGGAATATTGTTAATCAGGGATTTCTTCAGGGGAGCGGTGAGCCAGCCCACCATCGAGTGGGACGCCTGATGCGCCCACAAGGGGTTCCACCTCATAGAGATTCGCTGTGAGGCCCAAGGATCCACGGCAGGCGTGGAGAGCCGTAAACAAGAAAAGGCACCGGAAGATCCCGGTGCCTTTTCTCTTGAAAACAAAACCCCGGGCGCTTCACCTTACCCCGGGGCTGGCCGTGTACGGCCCTCGCTTAACGATAGGGCCATTCTTCCTTGGACCGGCTCAATTCTTCGCATTCGCGGAAATCCCAGCAGCGTTTTGTCCCGTCGCTGGTTTCCACCACCAGATGGTCGATCGAACAGTTCAGCACGCGTCCTTCCTCACTGGAGGATGCATGCCGCACGAATGCGTCGGTTCCGGCCTCGGTATCCTGACAGACAAAATCGAAACGCTCTTTCCTCATGGCTGACTCCTTTCCCCGGCCAGCGGTTACACACCCTGACTCACCGGCCCCGGTGCTCGGACCGCCCGCAGGTTTCGCCGTAATCCTGATGTTTCATCCCGCCTCCGTTTCCTTCTGGATGGTAAAATTATAACACAAAAACAATAACTTTGACCGGCACGGCAGGGACACCGTTTCGCTCCCACGACGGGTCGCCGCATGGGAGCGGCATGAAAAACCCTGTCTCCGCAACCTCGTTCCATGTTAGGATGCAGGAAATTGACCTGGAAAGAAGGACGTGACTCAATGAGCGAAGAAATCGCTTCGGATATCCACCGCATCACTATCGAGGGGAAAGAGATCGTTCTGGTGGGAACGGCGCATATCTCTCAGGACTCGGTAGAGACCGTACGCCGGGTCATCGAGGCCGAGGCGCCGGAGACCGTCTGCATCGAACTCGACAGCCAGCGCTATCACTCATTGCGGGATCAGCGGCGGTGGGAATCGTTGAACCTCATCCAGGTCATCAAGAGCGGGCAGGTCCCGTTTCTGCTGGCCAACCTGGCGCTCGCCGCCTTCCAGAAGCGGATGGGTTTGCACACCGGGGTCAAGCCGGGGGCCGAACTGGCCGCCGCCGGTGAAACCGCCGAACGGCTGGGGCTCGAAGTCCGGCTGGTCGACCGGGAAATCCGCACCACCCTGCTGCGGGCCTGGCGCAAAACCGGCCTCTGGAAAAAGCTGAACCTGGTATCGACCCTGATCGCCGGGCTCTTCGAAAACCAGAAGCTGGACGAGGCTGAACTCGCCCGCTTGCGGCAGACCGACACCCTTTCGGCCATGCTGGAGGAGATGGGAACCCTTCTCCCTTCCGTCAAGACCATCCTGGTCGACGAGCGCGACACCTACATGGCCCACTTCATCCGCCTGGCACCCGGCGCCAAGGTGGTGGCTGTGGTGGGAGCCGCCCACCTGCCCGGCATCATCCGCCAGCTGACGGAAACGATCTCGCCCGACACCATCGCCGGGCTTTCGACCATCCCGCCGAAAACCGCCATCTCCAAGGCGGTTCCCTGGCTCATCCCCGGCATCGTCATCGCCCTGTTCGTCGCCGGCCTCTTTACCGGCGACTGGGGACGGATGGCTGACGCCGCCGTCGCCTGGGCGCTCGCCACCGGGCTGCTCGCCGCGCTCGGCACGGTCATCGCCTTCGGCCATCCGCTGACGGTTCTCTCCGCCTTCGTGGCGGCGCCCATTACCACACTCCATCCCGCCATCGGTGCCGGCATGGTCACCGGTCTGGTGCAGGCATTCGTGGTTTCTCCCACCGTCCGTGACATGGAGCGGGTTGGCGACGACCTGGCCAGCCTGCGCGGCTGGTGGAGCAACCGGATGATGCGGGTGCTGCTGGTCTTCTTCTTCTCTTCCCTCGGCGCTTCGGCCGGCACCCTCGTCGCCCTGAACTGGCTGAAGAATCTGCTTTAGCTCCCCCCCGCCTGCCAGACATCATCCACCCGCGGCCAGCCCTTGCGGCAAACTGGACTGGGGAAGGCGGCCGGGCTCTGCCCGCCGCCGGTTCAGCGCCCGGTCGAGGTCGAGGTCGCGCAGGTAGATGTCGTCGCGAAACTGCATAATTCCCTCCGGATCGACCCACGCCGTCCAGTACAGGACATGAACCGGCAGCGGACGAACCAGAGCGACGCGCAACGGTGAACTGCGCCCCATGGCGGCCAGAATCCGCTCGCGCCCCCAGCCCTGTTCTGCCAGAAGGTATTGGGCCAGGTCGTACGGCCGCTGGATGCGGATACAG
The DNA window shown above is from Desulfuromonadales bacterium and carries:
- a CDS encoding inositol monophosphatase family protein, coding for MKKIAIEAALEGGRVLMQKFGTALEISHKGEVDLVTEADRAAEETVVSVIRDTFPRHDFLAEEADYGHSGSAYRWIIDPLDGTTNYAHGFPWFAVSIALEVEGEVRLGVVYNPFQCELFFAEKGEGAYLNEVQIRVSTTARLDRALLATGFPYDRKTSSVNNYDHFLNFQQEAQACRRAGAASLDLAYTAAGRLDG
- a CDS encoding radical SAM protein; the protein is MQMGGNVKMAVPLTDGLAVEAVWYGSGTLCISSQVGCALGCPFCASGFGGLRRSLSTDELFLQLETARKRGAVPQRVTVSGIGEPLHNPQAVAVFVEECRRQGLPVSLTTTGSPLTLLQEFLHLPHNGLMLSLHAGTAATHRRLVPRGPDLDALWSLLEEALPALSRRRRRKIGINYLLLAGCNDSPAELSALAERLRHQPELTLHLLTCNPVAGSPFVSPPPPVVDAVHGFLTARGLNIRRPNRWRTLAEGGCGTLLARS
- a CDS encoding ammonium transporter, giving the protein MKRFISLIAAGLLLGLPAVALAEDAPVSEIAYILNTFSFLMTGALVMWMAAGFAMLEAGLVRSKNVATICLKNIALFGVAGILYYLIGYKLMYSGVDGGWIGSLGVWGPDDAAAAAGDFSGKYATASDWFFQMVFCGAACSVVSGCVAERTKLWPFMAFCVVLTGVIYPITGSWVWGGGWLTGMGFKDYAGSTLVHSVGGWAALTGALIVGARKGKYGKEGRINPMPGSNIPLATLGTFILWMGWYGFNGGSVLSLGSAASAIEMSNVFVNTNLGACGGMIAAMILVQILYKKVDVTMALNGALAGLVSITAGPQTPSPGAAVLIGAVGGVLVVFAVPFFDKLKIDDVVGALSVHLACGIWGTMAVPFTNADASFLTQAIGVAAVGAFVLVTSAVCWLALKYTVGIRCSADDELRGLDVAEIGLEAYPDFQRINIGGVGVGSSLGGAPVSAARVMTEPVKQA
- a CDS encoding P-II family nitrogen regulator, translating into MRKIECIIKPFKLDDVKSVLTDMGITGMTVSEVRGFGRQKGHTELYRGAEYQIDFIPKVKIDLVVPAERVAEIVAAVQKEACTGRIGDGKIFVTPVDQSVRIRTGETGPEAL
- a CDS encoding ATP-binding protein, which produces MSPGTNGQNEKLLKALIDIGQELASTVELEELLNRILKISREVFRFENAIIRLLEADRGMLVTAASYGYAEEAIRPEIRVGQGVMGKVALSGRPILVSDVATLPDYVQGISNARSELAVPMLAREKLIGVFNVESPRPDAFREEDIVPLMTMAGQAAIAIENARLYDNLRSVSRRYQELHQFNSRILKSASLGIYTIDADMRVTSWNRRMEEMSGVSEEDALGNDLLQLFPVLEEEGFADRVRRVLQRGIPEKVRLAHRNMKGELRFQKRRLAPLKDGDRTTGIVVIVEDITEFKRLLEQTIQSEKLAEVGRLSAGIAHEVNNPLAVISYAAQLLLREEELPPFHKELAERIDSEVDRLKTLTGSLLSFSRAREMVRRETDLNEVLRDVLRLVRYELNRHAIRLEEDFAELPAIQADPNKLKQVFINLFMNASQAMPDGGTLSVRTALVAGEEIEAVVTDTGPGIPADVQGKIFEPFFSTKREGEGTGLGLYICRNIVAEHEGRLLLESVPGQGATFRVVLPLG
- a CDS encoding TraB/GumN family protein; this translates as MSEEIASDIHRITIEGKEIVLVGTAHISQDSVETVRRVIEAEAPETVCIELDSQRYHSLRDQRRWESLNLIQVIKSGQVPFLLANLALAAFQKRMGLHTGVKPGAELAAAGETAERLGLEVRLVDREIRTTLLRAWRKTGLWKKLNLVSTLIAGLFENQKLDEAELARLRQTDTLSAMLEEMGTLLPSVKTILVDERDTYMAHFIRLAPGAKVVAVVGAAHLPGIIRQLTETISPDTIAGLSTIPPKTAISKAVPWLIPGIVIALFVAGLFTGDWGRMADAAVAWALATGLLAALGTVIAFGHPLTVLSAFVAAPITTLHPAIGAGMVTGLVQAFVVSPTVRDMERVGDDLASLRGWWSNRMMRVLLVFFFSSLGASAGTLVALNWLKNLL